The DNA window ACAGTTCCTTGATCGCACCctgtatataaataatgaaATCAAACCAATCAAAATTCCACCACCAAAacttaaaaacaaattatcttgaaaagaaagatcaaaaaatcaaataaatatcaaaaaaagttccaattccaaaataaaaaaacaatatattattactacGAAAACAAAAAGCCTTCCTTTTTCCTCTTATTCTCTATCTCTATCGtctcttctgcttcttctcTCTTCGtttctcttctcttccCCTGCGTTGTGTACCGTAAACCTTTTTATTCTCagcaaataaaaaataaaagctctcttgttcttcctcTACAACTTAGTTCCTTTCCCCTTTGcataaaaagaaagctCTCAAATCgatagaatatatatattaatatatattaatataccTAGAACCTCCTTCAATGGAACCTTCTATGACCAAATACGTGTATCTATCCGTTTTAGAAGGGAGAAatcgttgttgttgaaagtAATTAAAAACTGGTTGAAGGAAAAGGTGAAGTtctaaaacagaaaaaaattatataaaatTTGGTTGACTAGCTGCAGCTACAGAACTGAACGATGGATAGAAAAATCGACCTTGAAAAGAGAGTAGAGCAGTTGTTCAAGGCCTAGTGCTTCAATTCCGTCGTGTGTGCAAGGGGCGTGGTTGCGGGGCTTGGACAGGGGTTTACGTGGGTGTATGTGGATGATATGTACGTGTGTGTATGTTGgtggtatatatagtagTAATTCTTTTGTGTATGTAGTTTTGGAGGGAGAAAACAGAAAGGGTTTTTCAAAGAAGCAGCTGGTCAAATGGGCCTAGAGATGGAGCTGGTGGCGTCTCCATCGGGTCCCCGCCGGCGGGGACCCGATGGAGAGGAGGGGTGATAGCAGAAGTTAGACTGGGTTTTGGCAATTGGGAGTTCCGAGTTGCTATGTACTGCAGCcaagttttttttgtaCAATGCCGCAAAAATGGTCAAGAATAGTTTAGTTTCGCCGCCACAGGATGTAACACGTGTAGTTTAGCAGGATTGAGCGATAATGGATATATAGGTGGTCGTGTGGGTGTGGGGAGGATGTAGATAGAGTAGTTTTACGCAAGAATGGGTAGTTTTTGTACGGTGAGTGGCTGTTGCGAGTCATTGGGAAGGGTTGGGTGAACTGCTGAAGATATTTTCCGGCTGAGCAGGCATTGGGCTGGAGGGAGGATGGTAGGGAGTCCCACGGTTGGTGGGGGATCATTCGGTTTCTGTGTCGGAGGCCGTTTCTGATTCCGTCACAGGATCTGTGACAGCGTCAGGCGGATGGTACGGCGCGAGAGAATGGGATGTGGGTTTGGTGAGGTGGGTGGTTGATGAGGTGTGGATAATCTTTGGATGGATGGACACTGCGGGTTGAAGTGAGGTATTATTTGTTGGGGTTTGGGGCGGAGGAGGAGACGTAGGGGCATGAGGAGACGCGAGGTCAGGGTGTGTAGTAGGGGTTGTGGTTGCCGACAGGTCCAATTGGTATTTTAATGGGGAGATTGATTTATTAATTCCTCTGAATTCGAAATCGTCAGGCTGGGGGATTCTGGGAGTCTCAAAATTGGATTTCAGGAGTTTGGGAGAGGGATGTGGTGAGGCTTCGATTCTTGGTGCACTGCTGGACGTGTCTGTCGATGCGAATTTGTGCATTATGGAGCTATCCGGTAAGTCTGCAGAGGGGGGGGACGGCGAGGGCGAGTAACCCTTGGATTCGATTGCAGCTGATAGTTGCCTGATTTTAgctttttttgaattaaTTAAAGCTATCGATGcttttttagttttagATAGTTCCTCTTTGAGTAATGCACACTTGTCTTCGCTAAGGCGCCACATTCGTGCCAGGTCCGCAATGACACATCGAAGAGTCCATGCATGATCCGAAGGCAAGTGTGGAAGATCATAACTTCCAATCTGCGGTAAATCATATTCACGGAGCTCAGT is part of the Eremothecium cymbalariae DBVPG#7215 chromosome 2, complete sequence genome and encodes:
- a CDS encoding uncharacterized protein (no homolog in Ashbya gossypii), translating into MNIKTENSKCFYVKIFEHGEVFKTLGVYTEESDLLIDTRNKLIGVDGRETKWDLDSKPFLDFIHERYESPDVIYRDWLVIERCGRWVLEETDYTDAHHPSKMLTELREYDLPQIGSYDLPHLPSDHAWTLRCVIADLARMWRLSEDKCALLKEELSKTKKASIALINSKKAKIRQLSAAIESKGYSPSPSPPSADLPDSSIMHKFASTDTSSSAPRIEASPHPSPKLLKSNFETPRIPQPDDFEFRGINKSISPLKYQLDLSATTTPTTHPDLASPHAPTSPPPPQTPTNNTSLQPAVSIHPKIIHTSSTTHLTKPTSHSLAPYHPPDAVTDPVTESETASDTETE